A portion of the Pomacea canaliculata isolate SZHN2017 linkage group LG13, ASM307304v1, whole genome shotgun sequence genome contains these proteins:
- the LOC112553533 gene encoding coiled-coil domain-containing protein 124-like: MPKKFKGENSKAAEARARKEAVKQAETERKQKEEEDALWADEDKHVQRKQQRKETKEKKRVELLEKKKELQRLADEEMSQMKGAKQDTLSKLTRAQIQANRERLEAEAAAAAKKEEDLPYDEKPIEENLNRMVIEGDEARTIDEAISVLRSEDVTVDKHPEKRMKAAYNKFEEENLPRLKAENPNMRLSQLKQMLKKDWMKSPENPMNQRSAAF; encoded by the exons ATGCCAAAGAAGTTTAAAGGAGAGAATTCTAAAGCAGCTGAAGCCCGTGCACGTAAAGAGGCTGTCAAGCAAGCAGAAACAGAGCGCAAgcagaaagaagaggaagatgcTCTCTGGGCAGACGAAGACAAGCATGTTCAGAGAAAACAACAACGAAAG GAGACTAAAGAGAAGAAGCGAGTGGAACTgctggagaagaagaaagaactgcAACGATTGGCAGATGAGGAAATGAGCCAGATGAAAGGAGCTAAGCAAGACACTCTGAGCAAGCTGACTCGTGCCCAAATACAGGCAAACAGGGAAAGATTAGAAGCAGAAG ctgcagcagcagcaaaaaaagaagaagatcTCCCATATGATGAAAAGCCCATTGAAGAAAATTTGAATCGTATGGTAATTGAGGGTGACGAAGCACGTACAATCGATGAGGCCATTTCAGTCTTGAG GTCTGAAGACGTGACAGTTGACAAGCACCCAGAGAAACGAATGAAAGCAGCATACAACAAATTTGAAGAGGAGAATTTGCCTCGGCTGAAAGCTGAGAACCCTAACATGCGACTTTCACAGCTGAAACAGATGCTGAAGAAAGACTGGATGAAGTCCCCAGAAAATCCTATGAACCAGCGCTCGGCAGCTTTTTAA
- the LOC112553532 gene encoding nicotinamide riboside kinase 1-like isoform X2 — protein MTDSKLTTLTEKKVPAFLVVGISGVTNGGKSTAAEKLKNLFPNANIMSQDAYFMDPEDERLRLLPQLNGHENWESLDAIEMDRLLQDVDKWMTDAMSSKQVGTVPLLIIEGFLIFNHCVLANLFHRKYFIQIDRSTCINRRRFRTYNPPDEPGYFEEVVWPMYLKNKAELSAQHDIVYLDGTKSPDDIVSQIAEDIRWFTDSGCPLVDPISVPCLLSGLDVSH, from the exons ATGACAGACAGCAAGTTAACGACACTAACAGAGAAGAAAGTTCCAGCTTTCCTCGTTGTAGGAATCAGTGG GGTCACAAATGGAGGGAAATCAACTGCtgcagaaaaattgaaaaatctgtttcctaATGCTAACATAATGTCCCAGGATGCATATTTTATG GATCCTGAGGATGAAAGGCTGCGGCTTCTACCCCAATTAAATGGGCATGAAAATTGGGAAT CCTTGGATGCTATTGAAATGGATCGATTGCTGCAGGATGTAGACAAATGGATGACAGATGCCATGTCATCAAAACAAGTTGGCACTGTACCCTTGTTGATTATTGAAGGCTTCCTCATTTTCAACCATTG tgttttagCAAACTTATTCCACAGAAAGTACTTCATTCAGATTGACAGGAGTACATGCATAAACAGGAGGCG CTTTCGAACATATAATCCGCCAGATGAACCTGGCTACTTTGAAGAAGTGGTATGGCcaatgtatttaaaaaacaagGCAGAGTTGTCCGCACAGCATGACATAG tttatctAGATGGGACCAAGAGTCCAGATGACATAGTGTCACAGATAGCAGAAGATATCAGATGGTTCACAGACTCAGGGTGCCCACTGGTCGATCCCATTTCTGTCCCTTGCCTTTTATCAGGGCTGGATGTCTCACACTAG
- the LOC112553532 gene encoding nicotinamide riboside kinase 1-like isoform X1, protein MTDSKLTTLTEKKVPAFLVVGISGYVTMLLNQNFINSYRKVTNGGKSTAAEKLKNLFPNANIMSQDAYFMDPEDERLRLLPQLNGHENWESLDAIEMDRLLQDVDKWMTDAMSSKQVGTVPLLIIEGFLIFNHCVLANLFHRKYFIQIDRSTCINRRRFRTYNPPDEPGYFEEVVWPMYLKNKAELSAQHDIVYLDGTKSPDDIVSQIAEDIRWFTDSGCPLVDPISVPCLLSGLDVSH, encoded by the exons ATGACAGACAGCAAGTTAACGACACTAACAGAGAAGAAAGTTCCAGCTTTCCTCGTTGTAGGAATCAGTGGGTATGTTACTATGCTGCTGAACCAGAacttcattaacagttatagaaa GGTCACAAATGGAGGGAAATCAACTGCtgcagaaaaattgaaaaatctgtttcctaATGCTAACATAATGTCCCAGGATGCATATTTTATG GATCCTGAGGATGAAAGGCTGCGGCTTCTACCCCAATTAAATGGGCATGAAAATTGGGAAT CCTTGGATGCTATTGAAATGGATCGATTGCTGCAGGATGTAGACAAATGGATGACAGATGCCATGTCATCAAAACAAGTTGGCACTGTACCCTTGTTGATTATTGAAGGCTTCCTCATTTTCAACCATTG tgttttagCAAACTTATTCCACAGAAAGTACTTCATTCAGATTGACAGGAGTACATGCATAAACAGGAGGCG CTTTCGAACATATAATCCGCCAGATGAACCTGGCTACTTTGAAGAAGTGGTATGGCcaatgtatttaaaaaacaagGCAGAGTTGTCCGCACAGCATGACATAG tttatctAGATGGGACCAAGAGTCCAGATGACATAGTGTCACAGATAGCAGAAGATATCAGATGGTTCACAGACTCAGGGTGCCCACTGGTCGATCCCATTTCTGTCCCTTGCCTTTTATCAGGGCTGGATGTCTCACACTAG
- the LOC112553529 gene encoding ankyrin repeat and LEM domain-containing protein 1-like isoform X2, translated as MTSMNDALCVLLLLPSVVRTFLVWLIASDISDTGHFFSISGDNKCVPMEQNRPSQEHLRDNFEESGNRELENDSNNCYAFIDLTRDSDNEDLPMEEDDDEVVCPEDELRNAKRRLVETFLKQEAASKEPEQKLEEAQSAGYSTELNRLLSGSLDLTVLEAEELLMKTQFESLSTTDELQSPKFKSKSCFCYLLLDPRITQNLPSRTELLSDLEGFKTFLLAIFYVGKGQQSRPFNHLRDALSQQDTPEQEVSKKIQRIQDVWASDRGIIMLYCFQNLIHDEACAREACMINAIGLQQLTNQIQGSYSIMETKTREQKCEMGAYLLYKAYKMFLLEGEKEISCNDMKQKMKKAIGPQKLEHECSKNTQ; from the exons ATGACGTCAATGAACGAcgctttgtgtgtgttgctgttgctgcccTCTGTTGTCAGAACATTTCTTGTGTGGCTGATAGCCTCGGACATATCTGACactggacattttttttctatttcggGAGACAACAAGTG CGTGCCTATGGAACAGAATAGACCCTCACAAGAGCACCTCCGTGACAATTTCGAGGAAAGTGGCAACAGAGAACTAGAAAATGACTCTAATAACTGTTAT GCTTTCATTGATCTCACAAGGGACTCTGACAACGAGGATCTTCCTATGGAAGAAG ACGACGATGAGGTAGTCTGTCCTGAGGACGAGCTACGGAACGCAAAGA GGCGTCTGGTGGAAACATTCTTAAAACAAGAGGCGGCTAGCAAAGAACCTGAGCAAAAGCTCGAAGAAGCACAAA GTGCAGGCTACTCCACAGAGTTGAACAGATTGCTGTCAGGGTCTCTAGACTTAACTGTGCTTGAGGCTGAAGAGCTGTTGATGAAGACACAATTTGAGAGTCTCTCTACCACAGACGAGCTTCAAAGTCCGAAGTTCAAGAGCAAGTCGTGCTTCTGCTATTTGCTGCTTGATCCCAGGATCACCCAGAACCTGCCTTCACGAACCGAGTTACTCA GTGACCTAGaaggttttaaaacatttctgctgGCCATATTCTACGTTGGGAAAGGGCAACAGTCTCGTCCGTTTAATCACCTGCGTGACGCACTATCACAGCAAGACACACCAGAACAAGAA GTCAGCAAGAAAATTCAACGCATTCAAGATGTGTGGGCCTCTGACAGAGGAATAATTATGCTGTATTGTTTCCAGAATCTCATTCATGATGAAGCCTGTGCTCGAGAAGCATGCATGATAAATGCGATTG GTCTGCAACAACTGACCAATCAAATACAAGGAAGCTACTCTATCATGGAAACGAAGACTCGTGAACAGAAGTGTGAAATGGGTGCTTACCTTTTATACAAAGCTTATAAAATGTTCTTGCTTGAGGGTGAGAAAGAAATTAGTTGTAATGACATGAAGCAGAAGATGAAGAAAGCCATTGGACCACAGAAACTTG AACATGAATGCAGCaaaaacacacaataa
- the LOC112553529 gene encoding ankyrin repeat and LEM domain-containing protein 1-like isoform X1 has product MTSMNDALCVLLLLPSVVRTFLVWLIASDISDTGHFFSISGDNKCVPMEQNRPSQEHLRDNFEESGNRELENDSNNCYAFIDLTRDSDNEDLPMEEDDDEVVCPEDELRNAKRRLVETFLKQEAASKEPEQKLEEAQSAGYSTELNRLLSGSLDLTVLEAEELLMKTQFESLSTTDELQSPKFKSKSCFCYLLLDPRITQNLPSRTELLSDLEGFKTFLLAIFYVGKGQQSRPFNHLRDALSQQDTPEQEVSKKIQRIQDVWASDRGIIMLYCFQNLIHDEACAREACMINAIGLQQLTNQIQGSYSIMETKTREQKCEMGAYLLYKAYKMFLLEGEKEISCNDMKQKMKKAIGPQKLGTGDYNLSANHLKDLT; this is encoded by the exons ATGACGTCAATGAACGAcgctttgtgtgtgttgctgttgctgcccTCTGTTGTCAGAACATTTCTTGTGTGGCTGATAGCCTCGGACATATCTGACactggacattttttttctatttcggGAGACAACAAGTG CGTGCCTATGGAACAGAATAGACCCTCACAAGAGCACCTCCGTGACAATTTCGAGGAAAGTGGCAACAGAGAACTAGAAAATGACTCTAATAACTGTTAT GCTTTCATTGATCTCACAAGGGACTCTGACAACGAGGATCTTCCTATGGAAGAAG ACGACGATGAGGTAGTCTGTCCTGAGGACGAGCTACGGAACGCAAAGA GGCGTCTGGTGGAAACATTCTTAAAACAAGAGGCGGCTAGCAAAGAACCTGAGCAAAAGCTCGAAGAAGCACAAA GTGCAGGCTACTCCACAGAGTTGAACAGATTGCTGTCAGGGTCTCTAGACTTAACTGTGCTTGAGGCTGAAGAGCTGTTGATGAAGACACAATTTGAGAGTCTCTCTACCACAGACGAGCTTCAAAGTCCGAAGTTCAAGAGCAAGTCGTGCTTCTGCTATTTGCTGCTTGATCCCAGGATCACCCAGAACCTGCCTTCACGAACCGAGTTACTCA GTGACCTAGaaggttttaaaacatttctgctgGCCATATTCTACGTTGGGAAAGGGCAACAGTCTCGTCCGTTTAATCACCTGCGTGACGCACTATCACAGCAAGACACACCAGAACAAGAA GTCAGCAAGAAAATTCAACGCATTCAAGATGTGTGGGCCTCTGACAGAGGAATAATTATGCTGTATTGTTTCCAGAATCTCATTCATGATGAAGCCTGTGCTCGAGAAGCATGCATGATAAATGCGATTG GTCTGCAACAACTGACCAATCAAATACAAGGAAGCTACTCTATCATGGAAACGAAGACTCGTGAACAGAAGTGTGAAATGGGTGCTTACCTTTTATACAAAGCTTATAAAATGTTCTTGCTTGAGGGTGAGAAAGAAATTAGTTGTAATGACATGAAGCAGAAGATGAAGAAAGCCATTGGACCACAGAAACTTGGGACTGGAGACTACAATTTATCTGCAAATCATCTAAAAGATCTAACATGA